In Saccharicrinis fermentans DSM 9555 = JCM 21142, a genomic segment contains:
- a CDS encoding tetratricopeptide repeat-containing sensor histidine kinase produces MLQTNVWGESRYVDSLIYKYERTSWNNKNDSLAYQLCYNISYAANHPQTALKYAILAYQHSIKFGDLQNQAASKFLESYPYAAMGKLDKAIASLLEAKKLYTQSNSKSGIATCLLKLAGIYENNRDFQLSEHSYLKAIARLKVLEDSLKISIAHINLGELYRHTNKLNDALHHFNLAAHYQNDSLTNSTLAYIQGNIGLVYTAQNKLDSAKLLLNKAIEILALQNDNYATSSYLDGLAHIYLKKGQYNKAEQIAHKSLHLAEEYGLIEQMRDACLRLSDIYQVKKNYKKAYLHHKQYVRYRDSINNEETIRKIAQFNTKYLVAQKQKEVDKEKEEKERYITVTALSVSVLSLLLVLSFFGIKTNKERKRTNLKLEEQRKELEIANATKNRFFSILSHDLRSPLATFHSYSEIIEICAKNNEVEQLIMISQEMLSSSANLLDLLDNLLQWGVYQMETVRILPTAINLKEAVLTEIQHLHHVASKKQIDIRTHIDPELTTINDQAKLGITIRNLINNAIKFTAPQGTVTISTAVINNKVALKIADSGKGMTPEQKDSFLNSRIINSTYGTQNEKGVGLGLQLVCEFIKNSGASISVDSKLNKGTCFTIIFENNKK; encoded by the coding sequence ATGCTGCAAACCAATGTTTGGGGAGAAAGTCGTTATGTAGATAGTTTAATTTACAAATACGAAAGAACTTCTTGGAATAATAAAAACGACTCCTTGGCTTACCAGTTATGTTATAACATTTCATATGCTGCGAACCATCCACAAACAGCTTTAAAATACGCTATTTTAGCCTATCAACACAGTATTAAATTCGGAGATTTACAAAATCAAGCAGCATCTAAATTTTTAGAGTCATATCCGTATGCAGCAATGGGCAAATTAGATAAAGCTATCGCTTCCCTATTAGAGGCAAAAAAGCTTTACACCCAATCAAATAGTAAAAGTGGAATAGCCACCTGCCTATTAAAACTAGCAGGCATTTATGAGAACAATCGCGATTTCCAACTATCTGAGCATTCCTACTTAAAAGCCATTGCTCGATTAAAAGTGCTAGAAGACTCTTTAAAAATAAGCATTGCGCATATAAACCTAGGCGAACTATATCGCCATACAAATAAATTAAATGATGCATTACATCATTTTAATTTGGCTGCACATTACCAAAATGACTCACTCACGAACAGCACTCTCGCCTACATTCAAGGTAACATTGGTCTTGTATATACCGCACAAAACAAACTGGACAGTGCCAAACTCCTCCTAAACAAAGCTATTGAAATATTAGCACTTCAAAACGATAACTATGCCACTTCTTCTTATTTGGATGGTTTAGCCCATATCTACTTAAAAAAAGGACAATACAATAAGGCAGAACAAATAGCTCACAAAAGTCTTCATTTGGCAGAAGAGTATGGGCTAATAGAACAAATGCGTGATGCCTGTCTGCGCTTATCTGATATTTACCAAGTAAAAAAAAATTATAAAAAGGCCTACCTCCACCACAAACAATACGTAAGGTACCGCGACAGCATTAATAATGAAGAAACCATACGTAAAATAGCCCAATTCAATACCAAATACTTAGTTGCCCAAAAGCAAAAAGAGGTAGACAAAGAAAAAGAAGAAAAGGAACGATACATTACAGTCACAGCTTTATCTGTTTCTGTATTGAGTTTATTATTGGTACTTAGTTTCTTTGGTATCAAAACTAACAAAGAACGCAAACGTACCAATCTAAAATTAGAAGAACAACGTAAAGAACTCGAAATAGCCAACGCTACAAAAAATAGGTTTTTCTCCATATTATCACACGATTTAAGGAGCCCTTTGGCTACCTTTCACAGCTACTCTGAGATAATCGAAATTTGTGCAAAAAACAACGAAGTAGAACAGCTTATAATGATTTCTCAGGAAATGTTATCATCCTCTGCTAACCTATTGGATTTACTGGACAATTTATTACAATGGGGAGTATACCAAATGGAAACGGTAAGAATATTACCAACAGCCATCAACCTGAAGGAGGCCGTTCTCACAGAAATTCAACACCTACATCATGTGGCTTCCAAAAAACAAATCGATATTCGCACCCACATCGATCCAGAGTTAACTACAATTAATGACCAAGCCAAGCTGGGCATCACCATCCGAAACCTGATCAACAATGCCATTAAATTCACGGCGCCACAAGGTACGGTAACCATTTCTACCGCAGTTATAAATAATAAAGTGGCACTAAAAATTGCGGACTCAGGCAAAGGTATGACGCCAGAACAAAAAGATAGCTTCCTTAATTCCAGGATAATAAATAGCACCTATGGCACCCAAAACGAAAAAGGTGTAGGTTTAGGACTTCAGTTGGTTTGTGAATTTATTAAAAACAGTGGAGCCTCCATATCCGTTGACAGTAAACTTAACAAAGGAACTTGTTTCACCATCATCTTCGAGAATAACAAAAAATAA
- a CDS encoding SDR family oxidoreductase: protein MKRIIVNGANGYVASNFINQLLMDDYEVVALVRGSAKMSAEDRVHAALSEINGGVFDKGERLKVCSYSLTDENFALTNEQLQEIFNGVFDYYHFAASLKYDFKSRDQIFATNIDGVKNSLKVYRKYSNDNSRFFFISTAYSCGNREGLFQEKFYDNEEISGFRNYYEQSKRFAENVIKDSIEKEGVKAHIIRLSQVVGNSDTGVTNTDYGIFDFAKRMYGLAHRYPNETVRLKVDPQATQNLIPINTVVRYLMKTVQLEEVPGIMNFIAKQSVKNSHIIGCVTELMPINIVPVVELKKEEMTSIERLVSVGMSFTGRYVDTRLSFDTSNLESIVAVDDHITDEESITKMLSHFVGKLSVHKKEKSISVAS from the coding sequence ATGAAAAGAATAATCGTTAATGGAGCCAATGGGTATGTAGCCTCTAATTTCATCAATCAATTGTTAATGGATGATTATGAGGTGGTAGCATTGGTTAGGGGCAGTGCTAAAATGTCGGCTGAAGATAGGGTGCATGCAGCTCTCTCTGAGATAAATGGAGGCGTGTTTGATAAGGGAGAAAGGCTTAAAGTCTGTTCATATTCTTTAACGGATGAAAATTTTGCCTTAACCAATGAGCAACTACAAGAAATTTTTAATGGTGTGTTTGATTATTATCATTTTGCAGCGAGCTTAAAGTATGATTTTAAATCAAGGGATCAGATATTTGCTACCAACATTGATGGTGTTAAGAATTCGTTGAAGGTATATAGGAAATATTCCAATGATAATTCGCGTTTTTTCTTTATCAGCACAGCTTATTCTTGCGGTAATCGCGAAGGGTTGTTTCAGGAGAAATTCTATGATAATGAGGAAATTTCGGGTTTTAGAAATTACTACGAGCAATCAAAAAGATTTGCCGAAAATGTTATTAAGGATTCCATTGAAAAAGAGGGTGTAAAGGCGCATATAATCCGACTTTCTCAAGTGGTTGGTAATAGTGATACAGGTGTTACAAATACCGATTATGGTATTTTTGATTTTGCAAAGAGGATGTACGGTCTGGCTCATCGCTATCCCAACGAGACAGTTCGATTGAAGGTAGACCCTCAAGCTACGCAAAATTTGATTCCCATTAATACAGTGGTTCGTTATTTAATGAAAACGGTGCAGTTGGAAGAGGTGCCTGGTATTATGAATTTTATTGCCAAACAATCCGTTAAGAATAGTCATATTATTGGTTGTGTAACTGAACTAATGCCCATTAATATAGTGCCGGTAGTGGAGCTGAAAAAAGAAGAAATGACTTCCATTGAACGATTGGTTTCTGTAGGGATGTCTTTTACTGGGCGTTATGTGGATACGCGTCTTTCTTTTGATACCAGTAACCTGGAGTCTATTGTTGCAGTGGATGATCATATTACCGATGAAGAATCAATTACAAAGATGTTGTCGCATTTTGTGGGTAAATTATCGGTTCATAAAAAAGAGAAGTCCATTAGCGTAGCAAGTTAA
- a CDS encoding CDP-alcohol phosphatidyltransferase family protein: MKQILVKGENILNVPNLISLYRLLVFPVIMYMALTEQENWFVILLCISLVSDVLDGNIARFFKLQTHFGAALDNLADICTYAMALLGLFLFKWTEIEPHALILYIFLSFFVLSYFVSFFRFGKIPGLHLYSAVSAGYIQSIFFFVLFVFGFYPWMYYLAVGWGAIAYMEKILVLFKLKDIEIGVKGLYWIIKKEKNNQ; encoded by the coding sequence ATGAAACAAATATTAGTGAAAGGGGAAAACATATTGAATGTCCCCAATTTAATCAGTCTTTATCGTCTTCTTGTATTTCCAGTCATTATGTACATGGCGCTTACGGAGCAAGAGAATTGGTTTGTTATTTTGCTGTGTATAAGCTTGGTTAGTGATGTGTTAGACGGTAATATTGCGCGCTTTTTTAAGTTGCAAACGCATTTTGGCGCAGCGCTGGATAACTTGGCCGATATATGCACCTATGCCATGGCTTTGTTAGGATTATTTCTGTTTAAATGGACAGAGATAGAACCGCATGCACTGATTCTATATATCTTTTTAAGCTTTTTTGTGTTGAGTTATTTTGTGTCTTTTTTTCGTTTTGGAAAAATACCTGGATTGCATTTGTACTCAGCAGTGTCGGCTGGGTATATACAAAGTATCTTTTTCTTTGTGCTTTTTGTGTTTGGCTTTTATCCTTGGATGTATTATCTGGCAGTAGGTTGGGGTGCCATTGCTTATATGGAAAAGATATTGGTTCTTTTTAAGTTGAAGGACATCGAAATTGGTGTTAAAGGACTTTATTGGATTATAAAAAAAGAAAAAAATAATCAGTAA
- a CDS encoding diacylglycerol/polyprenol kinase family protein: MGNIMVMSAIYFVGIALLLIANELGYRKYSIKGEVTRKIAHFLSIIATIPLPYLFSSHWYILGLAIIFFAALYITQFSKQLNSIHDIERKSIGSYLLPLSIYVIFLIASLLDNKFVYILPMLILAVCDPMAAIVGMSVKKNNRKIRIFSRQFDKTWFGSGAFFLMSFIIGLVALYYVRDVFDFKTIYLALSVALAGTTGEFLSWRGSDNLSIPLFIVIVLVVLL; this comes from the coding sequence ATGGGAAATATAATGGTAATGTCGGCGATCTATTTTGTTGGGATAGCCTTGCTCTTAATAGCCAATGAATTAGGGTATAGAAAATATAGTATAAAAGGAGAGGTAACTCGAAAAATTGCTCATTTTTTATCAATCATAGCTACCATTCCACTTCCTTATTTGTTTAGTTCTCATTGGTACATATTGGGTCTGGCAATTATATTTTTTGCAGCATTGTATATAACCCAATTTAGCAAACAGTTAAATTCTATTCATGATATAGAGCGTAAATCCATTGGGAGTTATTTATTGCCCCTTTCTATATATGTTATATTTCTCATAGCTAGTTTGTTAGATAATAAGTTCGTTTATATTTTACCCATGCTAATTTTAGCTGTATGTGACCCAATGGCCGCTATTGTAGGCATGAGTGTGAAAAAGAATAACAGGAAGATACGAATTTTTAGTAGGCAGTTTGATAAAACGTGGTTTGGATCAGGTGCTTTTTTTCTTATGAGTTTCATTATAGGGTTAGTTGCCTTGTATTACGTTCGAGATGTATTCGATTTTAAAACAATCTATTTGGCTTTGAGTGTGGCTTTGGCAGGTACTACGGGCGAGTTTTTAAGCTGGAGAGGTTCGGATAATTTATCTATACCATTGTTTATTGTTATTGTTTTGGTTGTGTTACTGTAA
- a CDS encoding SDR family oxidoreductase → MKDLKDKVVWITGASSGIGEELAYALAREGARLVLTARNKAQIEKVKSKCLLHTSYCWIQLMDLSKVEQIDSAVKEVLEQTGKIDVLINNAGRSQRSLAKHTPLGIDRSIMELNFFSMVALTKSVLPSMLHHGSGHIVAVSSITGKFGFPWRTAYAASKHAVQGFFESLRAELNQDHIHVTIVSPGRIKTDISLKALTENGQAYNIMDKGQLNGMGADACARQIVKAIKKNRKDILVGRQELGMVYIRKLWPSLYHRLVLKIKN, encoded by the coding sequence ATGAAAGATCTAAAAGATAAAGTAGTATGGATTACAGGGGCATCTTCAGGAATAGGTGAGGAGCTGGCTTATGCTTTGGCACGAGAGGGAGCACGTCTGGTGTTAACGGCTCGTAATAAAGCGCAAATTGAAAAAGTAAAAAGCAAATGTTTGTTGCATACTTCTTATTGTTGGATACAGTTGATGGATTTGTCAAAGGTAGAGCAAATAGATAGTGCCGTGAAAGAAGTGCTTGAACAGACAGGAAAGATAGATGTATTGATTAATAATGCAGGCAGAAGTCAGCGTTCGCTGGCCAAACACACACCACTGGGTATTGACAGAAGTATTATGGAGCTCAACTTCTTTAGTATGGTGGCTTTAACAAAGTCTGTTTTGCCATCGATGTTGCATCACGGAAGTGGACATATAGTGGCGGTGAGTAGTATAACGGGAAAGTTTGGATTTCCTTGGCGTACCGCTTATGCAGCCTCAAAACATGCGGTGCAAGGTTTCTTTGAGTCGTTGAGAGCTGAACTTAATCAGGATCATATTCATGTTACTATTGTTTCCCCAGGAAGAATTAAAACAGATATTTCATTAAAGGCGCTGACCGAGAATGGACAAGCGTATAATATAATGGATAAGGGACAGCTCAATGGAATGGGAGCTGATGCCTGTGCCAGGCAGATTGTGAAGGCGATTAAAAAAAATCGAAAAGATATATTGGTGGGACGTCAGGAATTGGGGATGGTATATATACGTAAATTATGGCCGTCATTATATCATCGTTTGGTTTTAAAAATAAAGAACTGA
- a CDS encoding VOC family protein yields the protein MEKNICGIQQIGVGVKNAKEAWKWYRSAFGMDINVFEDTAVAKLMLPYTNGQQCERYAALAMNMEGGGGFEIWQHTGIEPKKPVFDVQLGDCGIFIAKMKCRNVHRAFEKHREMGVNILGALSENPVGQLHYFMKDPYDNIFEVVHDTDNYMNQKSLTGGNAGAVIGVSDIEEAKKVYLDILQYNEVIYDKSGVFEDFKELPGGDQKYRRVLLKHKPRTGPFSKLLGPTQIELVQALERRPRKIFQNRIWGELGFIHLCFDIMGMEALKEECKVKGFPFTVNSADSFDMGVAAGHFSYISDPDGTPIEFVETHKLPIVEKLGWYMNLKGRNPKKSLPNWMIKTLLFSRVKD from the coding sequence ATGGAAAAAAATATATGTGGAATCCAGCAAATTGGAGTAGGTGTTAAGAATGCCAAAGAAGCTTGGAAATGGTATCGGAGCGCTTTTGGAATGGATATTAATGTTTTTGAAGATACGGCTGTTGCAAAATTAATGCTTCCGTACACCAATGGTCAACAATGTGAGCGTTATGCTGCATTGGCCATGAATATGGAAGGGGGCGGAGGATTCGAAATATGGCAACATACGGGTATTGAACCTAAGAAACCGGTATTTGATGTGCAGTTAGGTGATTGTGGTATTTTTATAGCGAAAATGAAATGTAGAAATGTGCATCGGGCTTTTGAAAAACATCGCGAAATGGGTGTGAACATATTGGGTGCTTTATCAGAAAACCCCGTGGGGCAACTCCATTATTTTATGAAGGATCCTTATGATAATATCTTTGAGGTGGTGCATGATACAGATAATTATATGAATCAGAAATCATTAACCGGAGGAAATGCAGGTGCTGTGATTGGGGTGTCTGATATTGAAGAAGCTAAAAAGGTGTACCTGGATATTCTTCAATATAATGAAGTGATTTATGATAAGTCGGGTGTTTTTGAAGATTTTAAGGAGCTGCCAGGTGGAGATCAAAAATATCGTCGGGTACTGTTAAAACATAAACCAAGAACAGGTCCTTTTAGTAAGTTGTTGGGACCTACACAAATAGAGCTTGTTCAGGCACTGGAGCGAAGACCGCGAAAGATATTTCAAAACCGTATCTGGGGTGAGTTGGGTTTTATTCATTTGTGTTTTGATATCATGGGCATGGAGGCTTTAAAGGAAGAATGTAAAGTAAAAGGATTTCCTTTTACGGTTAATAGTGCCGATAGCTTTGATATGGGAGTGGCCGCTGGGCACTTCTCCTATATATCAGACCCGGATGGAACACCCATTGAATTTGTTGAAACCCATAAGTTGCCCATAGTGGAAAAATTGGGATGGTATATGAATCTTAAAGGAAGAAATCCCAAAAAATCATTGCCTAACTGGATGATTAAGACGCTTTTATTCAGTAGGGTGAAGGATTGA
- a CDS encoding DUF6134 family protein, with product MVNQIWAQGNKRSIKYNIKALGMNLGQFSVLQNSQGGRVSIEGVTDVEVKLFFTYQVKYIQKTIHEDGRLVSSHLQTMKNGKVNSDTWLIADTNNYILIQEGDTSLIHDDISYTGSLLYFNEPVHAKFLYKEKSGEKRGVRVIGEHKYALVNDEGKTTHEYTFKDGIMVYAKIKYPLADIHLEYCQ from the coding sequence ATGGTGAATCAGATTTGGGCACAAGGTAATAAGAGGTCAATAAAGTATAATATCAAGGCTTTAGGTATGAATCTAGGGCAGTTTTCTGTACTGCAAAATAGTCAGGGCGGAAGGGTAAGTATAGAGGGAGTTACGGATGTGGAAGTGAAATTGTTTTTTACATATCAGGTGAAGTATATTCAAAAAACAATTCATGAAGATGGTCGGTTGGTGAGTTCTCATCTGCAAACTATGAAGAATGGAAAGGTTAACTCCGACACTTGGTTAATTGCCGATACAAATAATTATATCCTTATTCAGGAGGGTGATACCTCCTTGATTCATGATGATATTAGTTATACTGGAAGTTTACTGTATTTCAATGAACCGGTACATGCTAAGTTTTTGTATAAAGAAAAAAGTGGAGAGAAGCGGGGAGTAAGAGTCATTGGGGAGCATAAATACGCATTGGTCAATGATGAAGGAAAAACAACGCACGAATATACTTTTAAAGATGGAATAATGGTATATGCCAAGATTAAGTATCCGCTGGCAGATATACATTTAGAATATTGTCAATAG
- a CDS encoding sulfite exporter TauE/SafE family protein: MIFHSAIEPIYFLLPVIGLVVGLFATVLGGGGGFFFLPVLTLVLDVPAQTAVITSLVATLPIGFVGVLGHHKKGNVDFRMGAVFSIFGVVGAFAGAYYTSKIDTELLQHCFGIYTWFLAINIIYGSLKKVKNNDVGVMNRNDYTRNIKSALFGFFGGTISGSFGTSGTGPVLAGLLSMRIPLKMVIGTSLFIVTINALSAITAHVLVGYIDLTLIVFLTVGSLIGSLMGPRLISQAHTDNKEGIARYIYALVLVVIGLLMVIK, from the coding sequence ATGATTTTTCATTCAGCTATAGAACCTATCTATTTTTTACTGCCAGTCATTGGTCTGGTGGTTGGTTTATTTGCAACAGTGCTGGGTGGAGGAGGCGGATTTTTCTTTCTCCCGGTGTTAACTTTGGTGTTGGATGTTCCGGCCCAAACGGCGGTTATAACTTCGTTGGTTGCTACCCTACCCATAGGATTCGTAGGGGTGTTGGGACACCATAAAAAGGGAAACGTAGATTTTAGAATGGGGGCTGTTTTTTCAATTTTTGGTGTCGTGGGCGCCTTCGCGGGTGCCTATTATACCAGTAAAATTGATACGGAGCTTCTTCAACATTGCTTTGGAATATATACTTGGTTTTTAGCAATTAATATAATATATGGCTCGCTTAAGAAAGTTAAAAATAATGACGTGGGTGTAATGAATCGCAACGACTATACAAGAAATATAAAATCTGCATTGTTCGGTTTCTTTGGAGGAACTATTTCTGGGAGTTTTGGCACCAGTGGTACCGGCCCGGTTTTAGCGGGTTTGTTATCTATGCGGATACCTTTGAAAATGGTGATTGGTACTTCTTTATTCATTGTGACCATTAATGCGCTGTCGGCTATAACGGCGCATGTGTTGGTTGGATATATCGATTTGACATTAATCGTTTTTTTAACAGTAGGTTCGTTGATAGGTTCCCTCATGGGGCCAAGACTTATATCTCAAGCCCATACCGATAATAAGGAAGGTATAGCACGGTATATTTATGCACTTGTTTTGGTGGTGATAGGATTGCTCATGGTCATAAAATAA
- a CDS encoding phosphatidate cytidylyltransferase, which translates to MIEVIYIIIISYFILGGVGFYFINRNKEPEVARKSYVKFASYFVIIHILFFSIVVNTLYFRYLSFVIVGVGFFELLYVFYVNQRKYILFYLFSCLIYCVLALGMFFFSVLSKEIILFAFLILSIFDSFSQITGQIWGKTKPFPAISPNKTVGGMVGGGVIAMGSSLLLNNLYSASFFQTILLAFGIVVFALVGDLAASFYKRKFHVKDYNHIIPGHGGFLDRFDSLIVGGAWVGFFFYVFSF; encoded by the coding sequence ATGATAGAGGTTATATATATAATAATAATTAGTTATTTCATTTTAGGAGGTGTAGGTTTTTATTTTATCAACCGCAATAAGGAGCCAGAAGTGGCGCGTAAGAGTTATGTGAAATTTGCCTCTTATTTTGTGATTATCCATATTCTGTTTTTTAGCATTGTTGTCAATACTTTGTATTTTAGGTATTTAAGTTTTGTGATTGTGGGGGTGGGCTTTTTTGAATTGTTGTATGTTTTTTATGTCAACCAAAGGAAGTATATTTTATTCTATTTGTTCTCGTGTTTAATATATTGTGTTTTAGCATTGGGGATGTTCTTTTTTAGTGTTTTGTCTAAAGAGATTATTTTGTTCGCGTTTCTCATCTTGTCTATTTTTGATAGTTTCAGCCAGATAACTGGACAGATTTGGGGGAAAACAAAGCCATTTCCTGCTATCAGTCCGAATAAAACAGTGGGAGGTATGGTTGGTGGTGGTGTCATCGCTATGGGTAGTTCTTTGTTGCTCAATAATCTTTATAGTGCTTCTTTTTTTCAAACAATCTTATTAGCCTTTGGTATTGTGGTGTTTGCATTAGTGGGTGACTTGGCCGCTTCATTCTATAAGCGAAAGTTTCATGTAAAAGATTATAATCATATCATACCCGGCCACGGTGGTTTTTTGGATCGGTTTGATAGTTTAATAGTTGGGGGAGCCTGGGTTGGCTTCTTTTTTTATGTATTTAGTTTTTAA
- a CDS encoding DUF5686 and carboxypeptidase-like regulatory domain-containing protein — protein sequence MKSRVSVVILCLISFTGIFAQNISGFVKEQGSDEAIPFANVWIKGTTEGILTDENGYFAIENPTNDTLCASSVGFVSNEVLFKRNVDRTKNIYLKKDVQLIDDVTINAKMPIVKVIFKRIQAHKKENREQINEVKDYKSLENTTVYVAIDSTAGVTRIFDDINEVTVKMDHQQLRFSPIYLYEQALSVENNKDSVIYSKKDGIFPRINQAIETYVLQNVAVDLDFYKEQIFIMDRGFISPISSAAMMYYNLYFNDSTRVNNKKYYHFTFAPKNRYNSLFSGQFTVEEGSYALTDIVAHIPGEANLNFINGFKGHVRYQRLPNGKWFYGARQVDINMSLTLNKDTATVYDSQRVNEVSSGNWLINKSTVYSTSAQLDHVKASEWKDQTAFKSNQLAESTYKRVENLKDNSYVKAVDAIGGMALSGYMNVGKLDIGPVFDIYSTNTIEGTRLTVPLRTSEKMWEDFYVGGFLGYGTKNKEVKHGVNVAYRPLLDDKFILRLAYSNDYNLVSQDKFLRFVKNNPNTKGNSNFIAAFTTKEKNPYLKEEKSVELRVEYNAENDFHVEISPYYLKSYHTPAVTFQKNGVMFDNYSNYGVLTNFRYAFGQDYDLYFFNRVYYATPIPIVNLGFDLGQALLPGGKMSKAGWYGQIHGSVQGRLIMGQVFMNYMLNGGYLFGDAPYDLLDQPVGSMSLGYAKYRFNLLHHAAFAHNIYANTHFHINGGGLILNRIPLIRKLKLREVVSFKGHYGRITDSYSGVFDLPGYYSNDSNTPYAEIGFGLTNIFKVLRVEYARLVGSAYEGKSYTDKNGIFFRAEMSF from the coding sequence ATGAAGTCGAGGGTTTCAGTGGTTATTTTATGCCTTATTTCTTTTACGGGTATCTTTGCGCAAAATATTTCCGGTTTTGTAAAGGAGCAGGGAAGTGATGAGGCTATTCCATTTGCCAATGTATGGATTAAAGGTACCACAGAAGGAATCTTGACAGATGAGAATGGATATTTTGCCATTGAAAACCCAACGAATGATACATTATGTGCTTCGTCTGTTGGGTTTGTTTCAAATGAAGTATTGTTTAAGCGGAATGTGGACCGTACAAAAAATATCTATCTTAAAAAGGATGTACAGTTAATTGATGATGTTACTATTAACGCCAAGATGCCCATTGTAAAGGTAATCTTTAAAAGGATCCAAGCGCATAAGAAGGAAAATAGGGAGCAAATCAATGAGGTAAAAGATTATAAGTCTCTCGAAAATACAACCGTTTATGTGGCTATTGATTCGACAGCTGGCGTAACACGTATTTTTGATGATATCAATGAGGTGACTGTGAAAATGGATCATCAGCAATTAAGATTTTCTCCTATTTACTTGTATGAACAGGCCTTGAGTGTTGAAAATAATAAAGATAGCGTTATTTATAGTAAGAAGGATGGTATATTTCCACGTATAAATCAGGCTATTGAGACTTATGTTCTTCAGAATGTTGCAGTGGATTTAGATTTCTATAAAGAACAAATTTTTATTATGGATAGAGGTTTTATCTCGCCCATAAGTAGCGCTGCAATGATGTACTATAATTTGTATTTTAATGATAGTACCAGGGTCAACAACAAGAAGTATTATCACTTTACTTTTGCGCCTAAAAATAGGTATAACTCTTTGTTTTCTGGTCAGTTTACTGTTGAGGAAGGTAGTTATGCTCTCACGGATATTGTGGCACATATTCCAGGAGAGGCCAATCTGAATTTTATTAATGGTTTCAAGGGGCATGTGCGTTACCAACGTCTGCCCAATGGAAAATGGTTTTATGGTGCCCGACAGGTGGATATTAATATGTCCTTGACGCTCAATAAAGATACTGCCACTGTTTATGATTCGCAACGTGTGAATGAAGTGTCTAGTGGTAATTGGTTGATTAACAAATCAACTGTCTATTCTACTTCAGCACAGTTGGATCATGTAAAGGCAAGTGAGTGGAAGGACCAAACGGCGTTTAAATCCAATCAGTTGGCTGAGAGTACCTATAAGAGAGTTGAGAATTTAAAGGATAACAGCTATGTGAAAGCTGTCGATGCCATTGGAGGTATGGCATTGTCGGGTTATATGAATGTGGGCAAACTAGATATAGGTCCAGTCTTTGATATTTACAGTACCAATACCATAGAAGGAACGCGTTTAACGGTTCCTCTTAGAACCAGTGAAAAGATGTGGGAAGATTTTTATGTGGGTGGTTTTTTAGGTTATGGAACTAAAAATAAGGAAGTGAAGCATGGTGTGAATGTGGCTTATAGACCACTTCTTGATGACAAGTTTATTCTTCGGTTGGCTTATAGTAATGATTATAATTTGGTTTCTCAGGATAAGTTTTTACGTTTTGTCAAAAATAATCCAAATACAAAAGGCAATAGTAACTTTATTGCTGCTTTTACGACAAAGGAGAAAAATCCATATCTTAAAGAAGAAAAGAGTGTTGAGCTGCGTGTGGAGTATAATGCCGAAAATGATTTTCATGTGGAGATATCTCCATATTATCTAAAAAGTTATCATACACCAGCGGTTACATTTCAAAAGAATGGAGTGATGTTTGACAATTATAGTAACTACGGTGTACTGACTAATTTTAGATATGCTTTTGGACAGGATTATGATTTGTATTTCTTTAATCGTGTGTACTATGCAACGCCCATACCTATCGTCAATTTGGGTTTCGATCTGGGACAAGCTTTGTTGCCTGGTGGAAAGATGAGTAAAGCAGGATGGTATGGGCAGATTCATGGTTCAGTACAAGGCCGTTTGATAATGGGACAGGTGTTTATGAACTATATGCTCAATGGTGGTTATTTGTTTGGAGATGCACCATATGACTTACTGGATCAACCGGTTGGTTCTATGTCTTTGGGCTATGCCAAATATCGTTTTAACTTGCTGCACCACGCTGCCTTTGCACATAATATCTATGCGAATACGCATTTTCATATTAATGGTGGGGGGCTCATTTTGAACCGGATACCTCTTATCCGAAAGTTAAAGCTGAGAGAAGTGGTTTCTTTTAAAGGTCATTATGGAAGAATAACTGACTCTTATTCGGGGGTTTTTGATTTGCCAGGGTATTATTCAAATGATTCGAACACACCTTATGCCGAAATAGGATTCGGCTTAACCAATATATTTAAAGTGTTGCGAGTAGAGTATGCGCGATTGGTGGGAAGTGCATATGAGGGGAAAAGTTATACGGATAAAAATGGGATATTCTTTAGAGCTGAAATGAGTTTTTAA